One genomic window of Gammaproteobacteria bacterium includes the following:
- a CDS encoding cell division protein FtsQ/DivIB yields KKHSRPATPRQRGKVVPFRAKSAPQPAAGGGARLLVVLRALTALAGGVLMAGVALWLWWWATESTQPPLRTVRLEGVFQQVSAETVHAVVRAGARGNFFTVDLDRVRVAVEALPWVKTAVVQRLWPDTLRVRVVEQTAVARWGGRALLNEDGVPFVPEGPLPAGLPRLNGPPGTAVQLVQAWRQMNSITAPLGLTLAELELDQRRAWRAVLSNGMVLILGRGEVYPRLLRFVRFYHRAFGGEAGRVARVDLRYSNGFAVRWKAGEGGRDGVGRKW; encoded by the coding sequence AAGAAACACAGCCGTCCCGCCACGCCCCGCCAGCGTGGCAAGGTGGTGCCGTTTCGCGCCAAGAGCGCTCCTCAGCCGGCGGCGGGGGGCGGCGCGCGCCTGCTGGTGGTGCTGCGGGCGCTGACGGCCCTGGCCGGGGGTGTGCTCATGGCCGGGGTGGCGTTGTGGCTGTGGTGGTGGGCCACGGAATCCACCCAGCCGCCCCTCAGGACGGTGCGGCTCGAAGGGGTGTTTCAGCAGGTGTCGGCGGAGACGGTGCACGCCGTGGTGCGGGCCGGGGCCCGGGGCAATTTTTTCACCGTGGATCTGGACCGGGTGCGGGTGGCGGTGGAGGCCCTGCCCTGGGTGAAGACGGCCGTGGTGCAGCGGCTGTGGCCCGACACCCTGCGGGTGCGGGTGGTGGAGCAGACTGCGGTGGCGCGGTGGGGCGGGCGGGCGCTGCTCAATGAAGACGGGGTGCCGTTTGTGCCGGAGGGGCCGCTGCCCGCCGGCCTGCCCCGTTTGAACGGGCCGCCGGGTACTGCCGTGCAGCTGGTCCAGGCCTGGCGGCAGATGAACAGCATCACCGCGCCCCTGGGGCTGACACTGGCCGAGCTGGAGCTGGACCAGCGGCGTGCCTGGCGGGCGGTGCTCAGCAACGGCATGGTGCTGATCCTGGGACGGGGCGAGGTGTACCCGCGGCTGCTGCGTTTCGTGCGTTTTTACCACCGCGCGTTCGGTGGGGAGGCGGGCCGGGTGGCGCGGGTGGATTTGCGTTACAGCAACGGTTTCGCGGTGCGCTGGAAGGCCGGTGAGGGCGGCCGGGATGGGGTGGGCAGAAAATGGTGA
- the ftsA gene encoding cell division protein FtsA, which translates to MVKKIDRDMLVGLDIGTSKVVTIVGEVKPDGLIEITGIGSHPSKGLKRGVVVNIDATVQSIQRAVEEAELMAGCEIHSVHAGIAGSHIRSLNSHGIVAIKDREVTQSDVDRVMDAARAVAIPADQKVIHVLSQEFIIDNQDGIRQPVGMSGVRLEAKVHLVTGAVSAAQNIVKCVRRCGLDVDDVVLEQLASSHSVLTEDEKDLGVCLVDIGGGTTDIAIFTGGAIRHTAVIPIAGDQVTNDIAVALRTPTPNAEEIKIKYACALTQLAGSDETIEVPSVGERPPRRLARQTLAEVVEPRYEELLTLIQAELRRSGFEELVAAGVVLTGGSAKMEGVVELAEEVFNVPVRLGAPQYVSGLVDVVRNPIYSTGVGLLLFAQKNRTERPRETRLGGGLSIWERMKLWFRGF; encoded by the coding sequence ATGGTGAAAAAAATCGACAGGGACATGCTGGTGGGCCTGGACATCGGCACCTCCAAGGTGGTGACCATCGTCGGCGAGGTGAAGCCGGACGGCTTGATCGAGATCACGGGCATTGGCTCCCATCCGTCCAAGGGACTGAAAAGAGGGGTGGTGGTCAACATTGACGCCACGGTGCAATCCATCCAGCGGGCGGTGGAAGAAGCGGAGCTGATGGCCGGCTGCGAGATTCACTCGGTGCACGCGGGCATCGCCGGCAGCCACATCCGCAGCCTCAATTCCCACGGCATCGTGGCCATCAAAGACCGCGAGGTCACCCAGAGCGATGTGGACCGGGTCATGGACGCGGCCCGCGCCGTGGCCATCCCCGCCGACCAGAAAGTGATCCACGTGCTGTCCCAGGAATTCATCATCGACAATCAGGACGGCATCCGCCAGCCCGTGGGCATGTCCGGGGTGCGGCTGGAAGCCAAGGTGCATCTGGTGACCGGCGCGGTGAGCGCGGCCCAGAACATCGTCAAGTGCGTGCGCCGCTGCGGCCTGGACGTGGACGACGTGGTGCTGGAGCAGCTGGCCTCGTCCCACTCGGTGCTCACCGAGGATGAGAAGGATTTGGGCGTGTGCCTGGTGGATATCGGCGGCGGCACCACCGACATTGCCATTTTCACCGGCGGCGCCATCCGCCACACGGCGGTGATTCCCATCGCCGGCGACCAAGTGACCAACGACATCGCCGTGGCCCTGCGCACCCCCACCCCGAACGCGGAAGAGATCAAGATCAAATACGCCTGCGCCCTGACCCAGCTGGCCGGCTCCGACGAGACCATCGAAGTGCCCAGCGTGGGTGAGCGGCCGCCGCGGCGGCTGGCACGCCAGACCCTGGCCGAGGTGGTGGAGCCGCGCTACGAAGAACTGCTGACCCTCATCCAGGCCGAACTGCGGCGCAGCGGCTTCGAGGAACTGGTGGCCGCCGGGGTGGTGCTCACCGGCGGCAGCGCCAAAATGGAGGGCGTGGTGGAACTGGCGGAGGAGGTGTTCAACGTGCCGGTGCGCCTGGGGGCGCCCCAGTACGTGTCGGGGCTGGTGGATGTGGTGCGCAATCCCATTTATTCCACCGGCGTGGGCTTGCTGCTGTTTGCCCAGAAAAACCGCACAGAGCGGCCGCGCGAGACGCGCCTGGGCGGGGGATTGTCCATTTGGGAACGGATGAAGTTGTGGTTCAGGGGGTTTTAG